The nucleotide window GAAAGGACAAATAAGCGTCTTCGGCAGCCGGACGACGCAAATCTCTGCCGCAAGACGACGCAAGAGCTTCGCCGGTGGCGGCCGTGAGCTCCGCCgagccgcgggcgcgggcgcgagctCGGCCGGGCCGCGGGGCGAGCTCCGCCGGGGCGCTGAGCTCCGTCGGGCGcggcgcgagctccgccgagccGCTGGCGCGAGATCCGCCGGCTGCTGGGCGTGCGGAGTTCGGCGGGCCGCGGGGGCGAGCTTCCGCCGGGGGAGAGGGAgggtcggggaagaagaaggagagggaggggggccggaTCCGGGGCGCTGCGCCAGCGCCccacgtcgtcgccgtcgccatgcCCTGCACAGCCGCGtgggagagaggaagagagaaaggcagccgcgtgggagagagaggaagagaggaccGAAGATATTTTGCGTTCGCTGTTGGAAACCAAAGAACTTTGTGTAGCTCACTTATTTACTGTACCGTGACCAAAATGGTGGAAATTTAGGTCGGCTCCGTTGGAGATAGCCTAACAGCCACCAACCACATGCTGTCTTTCTGCTGGTTCAACCGCCATGGCAAAAAAAAATGTCAAGATAAACCAGACAAAGGGGCAGGAAGAGATAAAGCCGAACTTGGAATATGTGTTGTAGTCTTGTAGTGGCACACACTGTCAACTTGTCGAGCATCAGGAGCAGCAAAGCAACTGAACCGCATGGGTATGGGTTCCACGTCATCCATGCAACGAAGATTTTCCTAGTACATCAGCTACTACGGCGGCTAGCGCGCCTAGCCCGGCATGAATGAGAACGACGAACGGCCCACTagttgccgttgccgttgccgtctCCTGGCAAGGAAGGCTGCACATCACAGACCGTTGCGCGCGGCAACAGTCGCAACTGAATCACATATACAGATCACATGCATGGTTTGTTCAGGACAAGTCCGGCAGCTTCAGACGGCATGCGTGCAGTCGCTCCCGTTCATCTCTGCAGATTTGCTGCTGACGACGCATCCGCTGTGCCCCCTGAGATTGACGACATCGAGGCTGTAGAGTATGGGGATCATGACCATGGAGGACAGGAAGGCGAGGAGCGGGCCGAAGATCCAGAGCAGGAGGGGCACCCCGGCGTAGAAGAGCCTGTTGCCGACGAGGTTGAGTGTGAACCCGCGCTCCAGGACGTCGCCGACGTAATCCCTGGTGTGCGGCAGCGGGAGGCCAGAGGCggcgtcggagtcggagtcggcgtcggcggcggaggAGAAGAGGCATCCCGAGGTGTTGATGAGGAAGCTGGCCTGGTTGAGGAAGCAGATGGCGAGGGAGTGGCAGAGGAAGGCGAAGAGGAAGAGCAGCATGAGCGCCACGTACTTGAGCGCCATCATGTACTCGCCGTGCGCGCCGAACACGGTGTCGCTCAGCGGCTTCTTGATGGTGTAGGTGCTGCTGAGCACCGCCGCCACGCCCGTGCAGAAGAGGATCGCCGTCGTCGCCATCAGCGTCGACCCCATGATCACGTTCCGCACCGACTGCACCACCGTCACCGCGTTCTTGGCGTTGTCCTGCATGCAGATTTAATTTCCCGCGAGAGCGAGCTAGCATCATCAGCCAACCATGAAAGAAAGAAAATTCACAAACAATGCGCCGCGCCGCATACGTAACGTAACGGTAGCGTAGCGTACCTTCATCATGCCGATGGCCCAGAGGCGGCGCGCGGCGGCGTTGATACCGACGGCCGTGCGCAGCGGACGGAGGCGGACCTCGCGCCACAGCCAGGCGTGGTACGCCATGGGGAGGAGCAGGCTGAGCGGGATGAGCACCAGGTCCAAGAAGCTGTCCCTCCACTCCATGGTCCACCCAACGAGCAGAGCAAGCACGCAACGCACACAAGCAACGGAACgacgctagctagctagctagctataagCAGAATGAATGCCTGGCTAAGCGTCGGATCAACTGGGGCAACGTTGCTTTCCGATCGATCCGGCGTCTGCTGGAGCTGTCTGTGTGCGGGCCGGGCGCCGATATATATAGAGCAGGAACGGCCGAATTCCACACACAGTCAGAGAGAGAGATACGGTGAATGAAGGAAGGATGCAGAGGTAGTGGCATCTTACACAAAGGCGACCAACTTTAGTAGCGAGCAATCAGTAGCTAAAAGTAGCGACACCAACGCAAAAACCCGGCCATGGCCAGAGTAGtaagctgctgttgctgctgctgctgcttcttcttctctctctctctctctcatttttgAGAAAACCAGAGTACTGCTCCAGTAATCAGTGCAAAATCTGCGCCCGCCCGCCGGATGATAAGCAGGTAGGCTGAACGAATGCCATCTCCTCGTCGCGTATGCGCCATGGAGCCATGGAGGCAGCATCGATGCTTGCCGTGCCGGGCCCCGGGCACACGGCCGGGTCGATCCGATCACGTGACCCTTTCTTCGTTTCGGACGTCGTTGGTTTGGCTCGCAACCGAATGGCCGCACCATGTTTGGTTCCGTTTGGATTTCTTTCAGCTCTCCTCTCATGTACGTTTCGCCTTTCCGTTCCTGGCACTGGCATCAGGTGATGTAACTAAGACCTGACATTGTGCTACGACTACAAGGGTGCTTGCTTGCTTGGATTGAGGGGACTGCTCCGAcgatctttttcttcttcttctcgggTCATGTGGTTCAAATCTGAACTAAATATATATGGGCAATTCTTTCCTAGTAGGTACCTTCGTCTCACTGTAAGAACACGCTGGTTGGTttaggctgataagcccggctggtgctggtttgttgtaaaagaaaaatactgtatcatggCTGGTAAGCCGGCTGTAAAATGAAATGAAAAGGAGTGAAGCAGAGGAGAGCGCCTTTGTCACTTCACTTTAGCCACGATCGTTGGTTGGGGATGGGGACCCTAGTCGTCTTCCTACTTTGGTCACGACCAAGACTTCCACGCCACGGTGGTCGCCCTGGGATCACTCGATCAGCTAGCTGCTGCCTCGCTCGTCAGTCGTCACTAACTCCGATCCATCGCCTACCCGGAGCCTGCAGTGGGAGTGTGATGGACCAGGACCACGATCCTGCGATCCATCATGCATGTTCAAAGCCGGCGGCCAGGCCGAACCGGATGCCGGGATTCGGGAGAGATCCATATACGTTATGATAGCTTTGCAAGTACGACGCGCGCATGCAGTTTGGAGTAGCAGATGGTGTGGGGCGCGCCTGCCGCTGTGTGTCCGTCCGGTCGTTTTTCATGCGTGTCTGCGTTGGCTGCCAATAGCCGGGGGCAGCTTCGTCACAACCCGGCAAGCTATTCCCAGTATTCTGGTATGCGAAAGCTATGTGTCATGTTACTGATAGAAATAAGCGAGTGGAAACTTCACTAATCATGGCATAAACAAGTAGATTATCCTAGTACATGAACtagagaggaggaagagaggGGAAGAGGGGTAGATGGGTCTGACCATCCTGTTTGGAGGCGAATGAAGCCATGGAGTCGGTGGCGAGGTCGACGCCGGGGTGAGTGGCTCTGGTGAAGGCGCTGAGGTGCTCGTCCCGACGGCGTAGATCCAGTAGTGAGAGCGGTGGCGCTGgcagtggtgcttcccgtcgctgtcaGCACTGCTCTctcgatcggactagggttagaaTGTCGGCGCGGAGTTGACGGCTGTGGTGAACCTCGTAGGCCaatttggtggagatcaacctagcATTCTTCCCTTggtctcaccttatgacttaaacttaaaatacttatctctttttcccattccatcatagattagcgcatagagcgcGCCTCGTCACAACAGTTAGTACCATTggattaacagctacaacacacctctctattttgaaacagattctcaactaggcccttattgtctagGAATCATAGGTTTTTTCGTAAACCCATGacagctaagtgttctctgaacacattgggtggtaagcTTTTTGTAAGCGCATCTGCAAGCATCTTCTTTGTGCTTACATGCTCAAGACTAATAGCATGATtccggactttgtctttcacaatatAGAACTTtatatcaatgtgtttggcaacaatacttgacctattgttgtgagcataagttACTGCTGGTTCATTGtcgtagtataacttgagtggtctATGGATGTTGTCAACCACTTTCATCCCAGGCATAAATTTCTTTAtttagttcacctgccccgtggcctcataacaagctacaaactcggcatacatcgtGGACGATGCAGtgacggtttgtttggagcttttccacgatataacTCATCctacgagagtaaatacataccCTGATGTGAATTTTCTATCATCTACATCTCTCGTAAAATCTGAATCCGAATACCCTCTAaatgtagggaatcagatcttatGTACATTAGCAT belongs to Miscanthus floridulus cultivar M001 chromosome 4, ASM1932011v1, whole genome shotgun sequence and includes:
- the LOC136552052 gene encoding uncharacterized protein — protein: MEWRDSFLDLVLIPLSLLLPMAYHAWLWREVRLRPLRTAVGINAAARRLWAIGMMKDNAKNAVTVVQSVRNVIMGSTLMATTAILFCTGVAAVLSSTYTIKKPLSDTVFGAHGEYMMALKYVALMLLFLFAFLCHSLAICFLNQASFLINTSGCLFSSAADADSDSDAASGLPLPHTRDYVGDVLERGFTLNLVGNRLFYAGVPLLLWIFGPLLAFLSSMVMIPILYSLDVVNLRGHSGCVVSSKSAEMNGSDCTHAV